The DNA sequence GAAAGCCGTCGAGATCGAACACCGGTTCCCAATCGGTCGGTGGCTCGGCGGTGGAGCTGAACATATCGGCGAGCTCACCTGGGCCCACCAACTGTGCGAGATCGTCCCATCTTCGCGGATCTTGGTCACTGTCCACGGCCGCAAAAGTGGCGACGCCGGAACGGTATGCGCTGGCCCGGCCGAATCTGCGGCCGAGATGGGCATGACGATGTCGCAGTGATTCACCGACTGGGTCCGCCAGGGGGCCGATGTCGCTCACCGGTGTGGAGCTTGTGCTCTTCTCAATGCCTGCCACCTCGCGAGTATGCACGACTCCCACCGTGGAGTTCAGTGCACACCATGGCGCCGATCGCCGAGAATCCTGGTGGTCACCGCTGCCTCGATCTCCCGTGAGAACGACGCCGCCCTGGCCTTGACCGCTGCCTGCGCATCGCTGGAGATGAGGTCGAAGTTGATGGCGGCAGCGGCCTTCATCCCACCGGCGGCCGACGACCCAACCGTTGCCGAGAGGTCGGTGACATTGCCTGCAGCCCAGACACCTTCGATGTCGGTTCGACCCATCTCGTCGGTGGCCACGTAGAGGCCGCCGGACATGTGGTCGGACAGCTTGCCGCCGAGCAACTCGTAGACGTCGGCTCGTGCGACCATCCGCGGCATGACCGTCACGGCCTCGACATCAAAACGTCGTCCGCCGGCGACCTCCACTCCGCGCAGCGTGCCGTCCTCGATGACAAGCTGTGTGATTCTCCCTTGCACCACAGACACATTCAAGGCAGCGAGCTGCAACCATTCGCTCTCGCTCGGTTCGGGCATCTCGTGCAAGAACAAGGTGACATTGTCGCTGAGCTGGCGGAACAGTAGCGTCTGGTGCACGCTCATGGCTCCGGTGCCGAGCACGCCGAGTTTGCGTCCGCGCACCTCCCAGCCGTGGCAGTACGGGCAGTGCAGCACACTCGATCCCCACAACTCGGCCACGCCGGGAATGTCGGGGAGTTCGTCGATGAGGCCCGTCGCCAGCACGAGCCGGCGGCAGTTGACGGTGTGGCCGTCGGTGAAGTCGACCTCGAAACCGTCGGTGTCGCGTCGGACCGCTGCGACGCTGCCGGATTTGATCTGCGCACCGTAGTGCTCTGCTTCGCGTCGCCCCTTGGCCAGCAACTCGAGTGGCGAGATGCCTTCGTTGCCGAGCAGATTGTGCGCCCCGTCGGCC is a window from the Williamsia sp. DF01-3 genome containing:
- a CDS encoding NAD(P)/FAD-dependent oxidoreductase, with product MNSTDNFYDVVIIGGGPAGLGAATTLARSLRTVLVIDGGEPRNAKADGAHNLLGNEGISPLELLAKGRREAEHYGAQIKSGSVAAVRRDTDGFEVDFTDGHTVNCRRLVLATGLIDELPDIPGVAELWGSSVLHCPYCHGWEVRGRKLGVLGTGAMSVHQTLLFRQLSDNVTLFLHEMPEPSESEWLQLAALNVSVVQGRITQLVIEDGTLRGVEVAGGRRFDVEAVTVMPRMVARADVYELLGGKLSDHMSGGLYVATDEMGRTDIEGVWAAGNVTDLSATVGSSAAGGMKAAAAINFDLISSDAQAAVKARAASFSREIEAAVTTRILGDRRHGVH